A section of the Mangifera indica cultivar Alphonso chromosome 12, CATAS_Mindica_2.1, whole genome shotgun sequence genome encodes:
- the LOC123193549 gene encoding peptidyl-prolyl cis-trans isomerase CYP22-like isoform X1 → MASGGNGGGVEWHVRPPNPKNPIVFFDITIGTIPAGRIKMELFADIAPKTAENFRQLCTGEFRYLALLLSSFLITYKKFSYPVMLQFMIMSTLKAGLPVGYKGCQFHRVIKDFMIQAGDFVKGDGSGCTSIYGLKFEDENFIAKHTGPGLLSMANSGANTNGCQFFITCAKCDWLDNKHVVFGRVLGDGLLVVRKIENVATGPNNRPKLACIIAECGEM, encoded by the exons ATGGCATCAGGCGGCAACGGTGGAGGTGTGGAGTGGCACGTGCGGCCTCCAAACCCTAAGAATCCAATCGTCTTCTTCGATATTACTATTGGTACAATTCCTGCAGGTCGTATCAAAATGGAACTCTTCGCCGACATCGCCCCTAAAACCGCCGAAAATTTCAG ACAACTGTGCACCGGTGAGTTCAGGTATCTGGCGCTGTTGCTCTCCAGTTTCCTCATTACATACAAAAAATTCTCATATCCTGTAATGTTACAGTTTATGATTATGTCGACATT AAAAGCTGGATTGCCAGTTGGTTACAAGGGATGCCAATTCCATAGAGTGATCAAGGATTTTATGATTCAGGCTGGTGATTTTGTGAAG GGTGACGGTAGTGGATGTACTTCTATCTATGGGCTTAAATTTGAGGATGAGAATTTTATTGCCAAACACACTGGTCCTGGTCTATTATCAATG GCAAATAGTGGAGCAAATACTAATGGGTGTCAG TTCTTTATCACTTGTGCAAAATGTGACTGGCTTGACAATAAGCATGTTGTATTTGGG AGAGTGCTTGGAGACGGTCTTTTGGTTGTCAGGAAGATTGAGAACGTGGCTACTGGACCCAACAACCGTCCAAAACTAGCATGCATTATTGCAGAATGTGGAGAAATGTAA
- the LOC123193549 gene encoding peptidyl-prolyl cis-trans isomerase CYP22-like isoform X2, giving the protein MASGGNGGGVEWHVRPPNPKNPIVFFDITIGTIPAGRIKMELFADIAPKTAENFRQLCTGEFRKAGLPVGYKGCQFHRVIKDFMIQAGDFVKGDGSGCTSIYGLKFEDENFIAKHTGPGLLSMANSGANTNGCQFFITCAKCDWLDNKHVVFGRVLGDGLLVVRKIENVATGPNNRPKLACIIAECGEM; this is encoded by the exons ATGGCATCAGGCGGCAACGGTGGAGGTGTGGAGTGGCACGTGCGGCCTCCAAACCCTAAGAATCCAATCGTCTTCTTCGATATTACTATTGGTACAATTCCTGCAGGTCGTATCAAAATGGAACTCTTCGCCGACATCGCCCCTAAAACCGCCGAAAATTTCAG ACAACTGTGCACCGGTGAGTTCAG AAAAGCTGGATTGCCAGTTGGTTACAAGGGATGCCAATTCCATAGAGTGATCAAGGATTTTATGATTCAGGCTGGTGATTTTGTGAAG GGTGACGGTAGTGGATGTACTTCTATCTATGGGCTTAAATTTGAGGATGAGAATTTTATTGCCAAACACACTGGTCCTGGTCTATTATCAATG GCAAATAGTGGAGCAAATACTAATGGGTGTCAG TTCTTTATCACTTGTGCAAAATGTGACTGGCTTGACAATAAGCATGTTGTATTTGGG AGAGTGCTTGGAGACGGTCTTTTGGTTGTCAGGAAGATTGAGAACGTGGCTACTGGACCCAACAACCGTCCAAAACTAGCATGCATTATTGCAGAATGTGGAGAAATGTAA
- the LOC123192172 gene encoding NADH dehydrogenase [ubiquinone] 1 alpha subcomplex subunit 6-like, with amino-acid sequence MAFTARAVKVPPNSASLEEARSRVFDFFRTACRSIPSIMEIYNLGDIVTESQLRSTIASEIRKNAHITNPKVIDLLLFKGIEELNNILEHAKQRHHMIGQYVVGREGLVQDRDPKDEGMSSFLKNFYNSNYF; translated from the exons ATGGCGTTCACAGCCAGAGCAGTGAAGGTGCCTCCAAACTCGGCGAGCCTGGAGGAAGCTCGCAGCCGCGTGTTTGACTTCTTCAGGACGGCGTGCAGATCAATACCTTCCATAATGGAAATCTACAACCTAGGCGACATTGTTACTGAATCACAGCTCCGCTCCACCATCGCCTCCGAGATCCGCAAGAACGCTCATATCACAAACCCGAAG GTGATTGATCTGCTTCTTTTCAAGGGAATAGAagaactaaataacattttggAACACGCTAAGCAGCGGCATCACATGATTGGCCAATATGTAGTGGGTCGTGAAGGGCTTGTGCAGGATCGGGATCCGAAGGATGAGGGCATGTCCAGTTTTCTCAAAAACTTCTATAACAGCAATTACTTTTGA
- the LOC123193058 gene encoding transcription factor TGA2.2-like codes for MADASPRTDISTDADTDEKNQRFDRGQSTALVAFDSSDRSSDRSKDKMDQKTLRRLAQNREAARKSRLRKKAYVQQLESSRLKLTQLEQELQRARQQGIFISSSGDQAHSMSGNGAMAFDVEYARWLEDHSRQINELRSAVNSHASDTELRIIVDGIMAHYDEIFRLKSNAAKADVFHLLSGMWKTPAERCFLWLGGFRSSELLKLLVNQLEPLTEQQILGIGNLQQSSQQAEDALSQGMEALQQSLADTLSSGSLGSSGSSGNVANYMGQMAMAMGKLGTLEGFIRQADNLRQQTLQQMHRILTTRQSARALLAIHDYFSRLRALSSLWLARPRE; via the exons ATGGCTGATGCTAGTCCTAGGACTGATATCTCGACTGATGCAGACAcagatgaaaaaaatcaaagg TTTGATAGAGGTCAATCTACAGCTCTTGTGGCCTTTGATTCTAGTGACAGATCAAGTGATAGATCAAAAGACAAAATGGATCAGAAG ACTCTTCGTAGGCTTGCTCAAAATCGCGAGGCTGCAAGAAAAAGCCGGTTGAGGAAGAAA GCATATGTCCAACAGTTGGAAAGTAGCCGTTTGAAGCTGACCCAACTTGAGCAGGAGCTTCAACGAGCCCGGCAGCAG GGAATTTTCATATCAAGCTCAGGAGATCAGGCTCATTCCATGAGTGGAAATG GGGCCATGGCATTTGATGTAGAATATGCACGATGGCTTGAAGATCATAGCAGGCAAATCAATGAACTTAGATCAGCAGTTAATTCTCATGCAAGTGACACTGAACTACGAATTATTGTTGATGGTATAATGGCTCATTATGATGAAATTTTTAGGCTGAAGTCCAATGCAGCCAAAGCTGATGTTTTCCATTTGTTATCGGGCATGTGGAAAACACCTGCTGAGAGGTGTTTCTTGTGGCTTGGTGGTTTCCGTTCATCCGAGCTTCTCAAG CTTCTTGTGAATCAATTGGAGCCCTTGACAGAGCAGCAGATTCTTGGCATTGGCAACTTGCAGCAATCCTCGCAACAGGCAGAGGATGCATTGTCTCAAGGGATGGAGGCGTTGCAGCAGTCCCTTGCAGATACGCTTTCCAGTGGATCTCTTGGCTCCTCAGGTTCATCTGGGAATGTGGCAAACTACATGGGGCAAATGGCCATGGCCATGGGAAAGCTAGGGACTTTGGAGGGGTTCATTCGTCAG GCTGACAATTTACGGCAACAAACGTTACAACAAATGCACCGAATACTGACAACACGCCAGTCAGCTCGTGCCCTCCTGGCAATACATGATTATTTCTCTCGACTCCGTGCTCTTAGTTCCCTTTGGCTAGCCCGTCCGAGAGAGTGA